One window of Flavobacterium dauae genomic DNA carries:
- a CDS encoding DHA2 family efflux MFS transporter permease subunit — protein MIKENPSSFERYLPLVTAVAMFMQSLDGTILNTSLPSIAVDMNYSPLEMQSVIVSYTLTLALFIPLSGWLSDKFGTKKMFILAVFLFTLGSLFCALSIDLLTLNLSRILQAIGGSMMVPIARLAILYQYPRNQLLKIMNYITIPGLLGPVIGPSLGGFLSDNFSWHWIFLVNLPVGILGMILAWKIMPNYKNTVGKFDVLGLVYFSLALVFITLAMELSSVGINHYSLILALVFFAGLLFVLYYKHFKRTNKPIINLNLFKIRTLRIGLIGSLITRFGISGLPFLLPLMMQVGFGFSASKAGIMLLPSALTTIAVKPWIVKIVKYFGYRKVLISNTLFLATIIFVFSFMQKDTPLMYYILLMIAYGAFTSIQMTAMNTISLADLNDDQASGGNSLLAIMQQLSISFGISIAALVLAFFKDQMDFYRGDLVTAFHLTLITLAVLTAISSLTFTKLKRNDGQKLSE, from the coding sequence ATGATAAAAGAAAATCCATCGTCTTTTGAAAGATATTTGCCATTAGTTACTGCAGTGGCTATGTTTATGCAATCGTTAGACGGAACCATACTTAACACATCGTTGCCAAGCATTGCTGTCGATATGAATTATTCGCCGTTAGAAATGCAATCGGTCATTGTTAGCTATACCTTAACGTTGGCATTGTTTATACCCTTATCAGGTTGGTTGTCAGATAAATTTGGTACAAAAAAAATGTTTATTCTTGCGGTATTTTTATTTACGCTGGGATCGCTTTTTTGTGCCTTATCGATCGATTTGCTTACCTTGAATTTATCGCGAATTCTTCAGGCTATCGGTGGATCAATGATGGTACCCATTGCACGGTTGGCAATTTTATACCAGTATCCGCGCAATCAGTTGTTAAAAATAATGAATTACATTACCATTCCCGGATTGTTAGGTCCGGTTATTGGTCCCAGTTTAGGCGGATTTTTATCAGATAATTTTTCGTGGCATTGGATCTTTCTGGTAAATCTTCCGGTGGGAATATTGGGAATGATCCTCGCATGGAAAATTATGCCTAATTACAAAAATACCGTTGGTAAATTTGATGTTTTAGGATTGGTGTATTTTAGTCTGGCGCTGGTTTTTATAACCCTTGCTATGGAGTTAAGCAGCGTAGGTATCAATCATTACAGCTTAATTTTGGCTTTAGTGTTTTTTGCAGGATTGCTTTTTGTGCTGTATTACAAACATTTTAAAAGAACCAATAAACCTATTATCAATCTAAATCTTTTTAAGATCAGAACACTTCGTATTGGTTTAATAGGTAGCTTAATTACCCGTTTTGGCATCAGCGGATTACCTTTTTTGTTGCCATTGATGATGCAGGTTGGCTTTGGGTTTTCGGCATCAAAAGCCGGCATAATGTTGCTTCCTTCAGCACTAACCACCATTGCCGTAAAACCGTGGATTGTTAAAATTGTAAAATATTTTGGTTACCGAAAGGTTTTAATAAGCAACACGTTGTTTTTAGCGACTATTATTTTTGTGTTTAGTTTTATGCAGAAAGATACACCGCTAATGTATTATATTTTGCTAATGATTGCTTACGGAGCTTTTACATCAATACAAATGACGGCGATGAACACTATTTCGTTAGCCGATTTAAATGACGACCAGGCAAGTGGCGGTAACAGTTTGCTGGCAATTATGCAGCAACTCTCTATAAGTTTCGGAATATCTATTGCAGCTTTGGTTTTAGCTTTCTTTAAAGACCAAATGGATTTTTACCGTGGCGATTTAGTCACTGCTTTTCATTTAACCTTAATAACACTGGCAGTTTTAACCGCTATATCAAGTTTAACGTTTACCAAATTAAAACGCAACGACGGACAAAAGCTATCGGAGTAA
- a CDS encoding inorganic phosphate transporter translates to MEMFLSAFTDIISRPQGIMLIIIIVLALGFDYINGFHDAANSIATIVTTRVLTPFQAVLWAAVFNFAAYFISLYVIGEFKIGNTIAKSINENFITLEVIFAGLVAAILWNLATWKLGIPSSSSHTLIGGFIGAAIAHAGGFVVNGEDVIVYAKVIPIFLFIFGAPFLGMFLAYFITIAILWICRKANPHKAEKWFKRLQLVSSALFSLGHGGNDAQKVMGIIGAAVIFYHVNIDFDPQYLQEGVDHFKLFVDHWWWVPLASFIFIGLGTMSGGWKIVKTMGSKITKVTPLEGVAAETAGAVALYVTEHMGIPVSTTHTITGSIIGVGITKRVSAVRWGVTISLLWAWILTIPVSALVAMGVYHLVHLFV, encoded by the coding sequence ATGGAAATGTTTTTAAGTGCATTTACAGATATCATAAGCAGACCCCAAGGAATTATGCTTATAATAATCATTGTTTTAGCTTTAGGCTTTGACTATATCAATGGGTTTCACGATGCTGCAAACTCTATTGCTACTATTGTAACCACGCGTGTTTTAACACCTTTTCAAGCAGTTTTATGGGCGGCAGTATTTAATTTTGCTGCATATTTTATATCCTTATATGTTATTGGCGAATTTAAAATTGGTAACACCATTGCCAAATCTATCAATGAAAACTTTATTACGCTTGAGGTAATCTTTGCAGGTTTAGTTGCTGCCATACTTTGGAATTTAGCCACATGGAAACTGGGAATACCTTCATCATCATCACATACTTTAATTGGTGGATTTATTGGAGCTGCCATTGCACACGCCGGTGGATTTGTAGTGAATGGCGAAGATGTAATTGTTTACGCAAAGGTAATTCCTATCTTTCTATTTATTTTCGGGGCACCTTTTTTAGGAATGTTTCTGGCTTACTTTATAACCATCGCCATTTTGTGGATTTGTAGAAAAGCAAATCCCCACAAGGCCGAAAAATGGTTTAAAAGGTTACAATTGGTATCATCGGCATTATTTAGTTTGGGACACGGAGGAAACGATGCCCAAAAAGTAATGGGTATCATTGGCGCCGCTGTTATTTTTTATCACGTAAATATAGATTTTGATCCACAATACCTTCAAGAAGGTGTTGATCATTTTAAATTATTTGTCGATCACTGGTGGTGGGTTCCTTTAGCATCTTTTATCTTTATTGGTTTAGGAACAATGAGCGGTGGTTGGAAAATCGTTAAAACAATGGGATCTAAAATTACAAAGGTAACTCCGTTGGAAGGTGTTGCTGCCGAAACTGCCGGAGCTGTTGCTTTATATGTTACAGAACACATGGGAATTCCGGTTTCTACCACACACACCATTACCGGATCTATTATTGGAGTGGGTATCACAAAACGTGTATCAGCCGTACGTTGGGGTGTAACTATTTCGTTATTATGGGCTTGGATTTTAACCATACCGGTATCTGCATTAGTTGCAATGGGCGTTTACCACTTGGTGCATTTGTTTGTTTAA
- a CDS encoding DUF47 domain-containing protein, translated as MSLNSIFQFLVPKDKTFYPLFEQAANKIKLLSETLHEAVNLPANDREKLLKEVEILKSEIEAIVQTTRVELERHFITPFDREDINNLMTAVDEIADHLSDAASRMRLYQIDKVTKPLRKLTEANLEACNQVAQSLLDLKDMKNLKAIAEGCKVILRLERKADKVFDKAVADIFENETNVIEIIKYKEVMDALETATDSCRRVANVLETITVKYA; from the coding sequence ATGTCATTAAATTCAATCTTTCAGTTTTTAGTTCCAAAGGATAAAACATTTTACCCTTTGTTTGAACAAGCCGCTAATAAAATTAAATTATTATCGGAAACATTGCACGAAGCGGTAAACTTACCAGCTAACGACAGAGAAAAATTATTAAAGGAAGTAGAGATTTTAAAATCGGAAATAGAAGCGATTGTTCAAACTACCCGCGTAGAATTAGAACGCCACTTTATAACGCCTTTTGACAGAGAAGATATAAATAACTTAATGACCGCTGTTGACGAAATTGCCGATCATTTAAGTGATGCCGCTTCGCGTATGCGTTTGTATCAAATTGACAAGGTAACTAAACCTTTACGCAAATTAACCGAAGCTAATTTAGAAGCTTGCAATCAGGTTGCCCAAAGCTTACTTGATTTAAAAGATATGAAAAACTTAAAAGCAATAGCCGAAGGTTGTAAAGTAATTTTGCGTTTAGAGCGTAAAGCCGATAAAGTTTTTGACAAAGCAGTTGCCGATATTTTTGAAAACGAAACAAACGTTATTGAAATTATTAAATACAAAGAAGTTATGGATGCTTTGGAAACAGCAACCGACAGCTGCCGCCGTGTAGCAAACGTACTGGAAACTATTACTGTTAAATACGCGTAA
- a CDS encoding acyl-CoA carboxylase subunit beta: MDLNFNKNEDHNKLLLSELKQRFAKVKLGGGEKRIAKLHEQGKMTARERIDFLFDKDSKSIEIGAFVGDGMYKEHGGCPSGGVVVKIGYVNKKQVIVVANDATVKAGAWFPITGKKNLRAQEIAIENRLPIIYLVDSAGVYLPMQDEIFPDKENFGRIFRNNAIMSSMGITQIAAVMGSCVAGGAYLPIMSDEALIVDKTGSIFLAGSYLVKAAIGESIDNETLGGATTHTEISGVTDYKAKDDKDCLETIRNIVGRMGDFDKAGFNRIDAKKPALDPNEIYGILPKSRSEQYDTMEIIKRLVDNSEFDEYKAGYGQTIITGYARIDGWAVGIVANQRKVVKTTGAKTKPSEMQFGGVIYSDSADKATRFIANCNQKKIPLVFLQDVTGFMVGSKSEHGGIIKDGAKMVNAVSNSVVPKFTVIMGNSYGAGNYAMCGKAYDPRFFLAWPSAELAVMGGAQAAKVLLQIEASSLKAKGEELTPEKEAELFDKIKAKYDAQVSPYYAAARLWTDAIIDPLDTRQWISMGIEAANHAPIEKPFNLGVIQV, encoded by the coding sequence ATGGACTTAAACTTCAATAAAAACGAAGATCATAATAAATTACTTTTATCAGAATTAAAACAAAGATTTGCCAAAGTTAAATTGGGCGGTGGCGAAAAAAGAATTGCTAAACTACACGAACAAGGAAAAATGACCGCTCGCGAGCGTATTGATTTTTTGTTTGATAAAGATTCAAAATCAATCGAAATCGGTGCGTTTGTTGGCGATGGTATGTATAAAGAACACGGCGGTTGTCCATCGGGCGGTGTTGTAGTTAAAATTGGCTACGTTAACAAAAAGCAGGTAATTGTTGTAGCGAACGATGCTACGGTAAAAGCCGGTGCGTGGTTTCCAATTACAGGTAAAAAGAACTTGCGAGCTCAAGAAATCGCCATTGAAAACCGTTTGCCGATTATTTATTTGGTTGATTCTGCCGGAGTTTATCTGCCAATGCAAGATGAAATTTTCCCTGATAAAGAAAACTTCGGACGTATTTTCCGTAACAATGCCATTATGTCGTCTATGGGAATTACCCAAATTGCAGCCGTAATGGGTAGTTGTGTTGCCGGTGGGGCTTATTTGCCAATTATGAGCGATGAGGCCTTGATTGTTGATAAAACCGGATCGATTTTTTTAGCAGGATCTTATTTGGTAAAAGCAGCAATTGGCGAATCTATCGATAATGAAACATTGGGTGGGGCAACAACACATACCGAAATTTCGGGTGTTACCGATTATAAAGCAAAAGACGATAAAGATTGTTTAGAAACCATTCGAAACATTGTTGGTAGAATGGGCGATTTTGATAAAGCAGGATTTAATAGAATCGATGCAAAAAAACCGGCGTTAGATCCAAACGAAATTTACGGAATTTTACCAAAATCTCGTAGCGAACAATACGATACTATGGAAATCATTAAACGTTTGGTTGATAATTCTGAATTTGATGAATACAAAGCAGGTTACGGACAAACAATTATTACCGGCTATGCACGTATCGACGGTTGGGCGGTTGGTATTGTTGCCAATCAGCGTAAGGTTGTGAAAACAACAGGAGCTAAAACCAAGCCAAGCGAAATGCAATTTGGTGGTGTAATTTATTCCGATTCTGCCGATAAAGCAACGCGTTTCATTGCAAACTGTAATCAAAAGAAAATTCCATTGGTTTTCTTACAAGATGTTACCGGTTTTATGGTTGGATCTAAATCTGAACACGGCGGTATTATTAAAGATGGCGCTAAAATGGTGAATGCTGTAAGTAATTCTGTTGTACCTAAATTTACCGTTATTATGGGGAATTCTTATGGTGCAGGAAATTATGCAATGTGCGGAAAAGCGTACGATCCACGTTTCTTTTTGGCTTGGCCAAGTGCAGAATTAGCAGTAATGGGCGGTGCACAGGCAGCAAAAGTTTTATTGCAGATAGAAGCATCATCTTTAAAAGCAAAAGGCGAGGAGCTAACTCCGGAAAAAGAAGCAGAATTGTTTGATAAAATTAAAGCGAAATACGATGCACAGGTATCACCATATTATGCAGCAGCCCGTTTATGGACCGATGCTATTATTGATCCGTTAGATACCCGCCAATGGATTTCTATGGGAATTGAAGCAGCGAATCATGCACCAATTGAAAAACCATTTAATTTAGGTGTTATCCAAGTATAA